A single Halarcobacter anaerophilus DNA region contains:
- a CDS encoding flagellar hook-basal body complex protein, giving the protein MIGALWTGISGLSASQAALDNESNNIANVNTIGYKASRVSFADMMYQDSIGKGATVTNAEKQYTQGGMNSTGSSYDLALYGDGFFVVSNINPTGTSETYYTRAGNLRMGENGTLQDANGYEVQGWAMSALDPTSDVESTNDNWTYFNDNFTEIAGNQIIKFSNRVETYAAKITDYATSSRSDASELTGSGIKSQSSKISDIEALIENYTAALENYAENPDAVSSPSIAQSTVIDFPSGASSIMDGERDQVFVYIGGDKVWADYQNTTASTDFIAEVNASGYTVTDLDGSGSVDQGDYDILASRVATYKALADEISDITGLNAYTVDSSNNPSTSFIDVIEGSIKIDSIIPGKEFTLGDVVEVSGSTEVEGTKTTITESVEGTGRGAVETAMEALKDAVAGKQYDAYGEDDIVSDDDGTPITWDDGSTGTGDTISFTIAINGINQTVTTTAGTAGTPVSYSEAITDIISQINTDPDLSLLVEAKNVNGELVIQSKTTGEEFSGIIEYTDASAATTYTKEKNLELSGNTGAGAEFMQIVSTVDQETSKTSLQLKLDSLGLTDSYLGEFSVDESGLITMTQDGVDYVVGQIAIAQFANNIGLEAVGDNLLKETTESGKAIYTTNNDNSTIIESKTLELSTADLSESLVNLMVFQRAFEANSKSITTADQLLTTLIQLKN; this is encoded by the coding sequence ATGATTGGTGCATTATGGACTGGAATTTCAGGATTATCAGCATCTCAGGCTGCATTAGATAATGAGTCTAACAATATAGCAAATGTTAATACAATTGGATATAAAGCATCAAGAGTATCATTTGCAGATATGATGTATCAAGATAGTATCGGTAAAGGTGCTACAGTAACAAATGCAGAAAAGCAGTATACACAAGGAGGAATGAATAGTACAGGTTCCTCTTATGACTTAGCTTTATACGGAGACGGTTTTTTTGTAGTATCAAATATAAACCCCACAGGAACTTCCGAAACTTATTATACAAGAGCAGGAAATCTTAGAATGGGTGAGAACGGAACCTTACAAGATGCAAACGGATATGAAGTTCAAGGATGGGCCATGAGTGCTTTAGATCCTACAAGTGATGTAGAAAGTACAAATGACAACTGGACTTATTTTAATGATAACTTTACTGAAATAGCGGGAAATCAGATTATTAAATTTTCAAACAGAGTAGAGACTTATGCAGCAAAAATTACAGATTATGCAACAAGTTCAAGAAGTGATGCATCTGAATTAACAGGTTCGGGAATAAAATCACAATCATCAAAAATCTCAGATATTGAAGCCTTAATTGAAAATTATACAGCAGCATTGGAAAATTATGCAGAAAACCCGGATGCAGTTTCATCTCCTTCAATTGCTCAATCAACAGTAATAGATTTTCCAAGCGGTGCAAGTAGTATTATGGATGGAGAACGTGATCAAGTTTTTGTTTATATAGGTGGAGATAAAGTTTGGGCAGATTATCAAAATACTACGGCGAGCACAGATTTTATAGCTGAAGTTAATGCTTCGGGGTATACGGTTACAGACCTTGATGGAAGCGGTAGTGTTGATCAAGGAGATTATGATATTTTAGCAAGTAGAGTAGCTACATATAAGGCTCTGGCAGATGAAATCTCCGATATTACGGGTTTAAATGCTTATACAGTTGATAGTTCAAATAATCCGTCTACTTCTTTTATTGATGTAATTGAAGGTTCAATTAAAATTGATTCTATAATTCCGGGTAAAGAGTTTACTTTAGGAGATGTTGTTGAAGTTTCAGGAAGTACAGAAGTAGAAGGAACAAAAACAACAATAACTGAATCTGTTGAGGGGACAGGAAGAGGTGCTGTTGAAACAGCAATGGAAGCATTAAAAGATGCTGTTGCCGGTAAACAATATGATGCATATGGAGAAGATGATATTGTTTCTGATGATGATGGAACGCCAATAACTTGGGATGACGGTAGTACAGGAACAGGAGATACAATATCTTTTACTATTGCAATAAACGGTATTAATCAAACGGTTACCACTACTGCCGGGACTGCAGGTACACCTGTAAGTTATTCAGAGGCAATTACTGATATCATATCTCAGATTAATACAGACCCTGATTTAAGTTTATTAGTTGAAGCTAAAAACGTAAATGGAGAATTGGTAATACAATCAAAAACAACAGGGGAAGAGTTCTCGGGTATTATTGAGTATACTGATGCTTCAGCAGCAACAACATATACAAAAGAGAAGAATCTTGAACTTAGTGGAAATACAGGTGCAGGTGCTGAATTTATGCAAATTGTTTCAACAGTAGATCAAGAAACTTCAAAAACATCGCTTCAGTTAAAACTTGACTCTTTAGGTTTAACAGATTCATATCTCGGTGAGTTTTCAGTTGATGAATCAGGACTTATTACAATGACACAAGATGGTGTAGATTATGTTGTAGGACAAATTGCAATTGCGCAATTTGCAAATAATATCGGACTTGAAGCTGTAGGAGATAATTTATTAAAAGAGACTACAGAAAGCGGTAAAGCAATATATACAACAAATAATGATAATTCAACAATAATTGAAAGTAAAACTTTAGAACTTAGTACAGCAGATTTAAGTGAGAGTTTAGTAAATCTTATGGTATTTCAAAGAGCTTTTGAAGCAAATTCAAAATCTATTACCACAGCAGATCAATTACTTACAACTCTAATACAATTGAAAAACTAA
- a CDS encoding flagellar hook assembly protein FlgD codes for MSTTSTDGVTTSSGTDAYGNTYTTSVSKEGLQSEDFIQLMLTELSLQDPTNPVDSSSMLDSQMRLSTLEANMATVDAMESFSESFQQSALSNAASLIGNIVENGEIDDQGNPKQYQIASVEGSDGDIYLTAHQITGFYDIYSFEETSSVSDSLDSANEDDTLTITDANGDAHEVSTYGKTYEEVAQELNAMDGITANMVENSDGNYQLSVYVSGGGSSISSTGIDLGYTTNSITTYAEEAENLPYTNITKIY; via the coding sequence ATGTCAACTACTTCAACAGATGGTGTTACAACTAGTAGTGGAACTGATGCTTACGGTAATACATATACCACATCAGTTAGTAAAGAGGGATTACAAAGTGAAGATTTTATTCAACTAATGTTAACGGAATTATCTTTACAAGATCCTACAAACCCTGTGGACTCTTCATCTATGCTTGATTCTCAGATGAGATTATCTACACTTGAAGCAAATATGGCTACTGTTGATGCGATGGAGTCTTTTAGTGAATCTTTTCAACAAAGTGCACTTTCCAATGCAGCTTCACTAATAGGCAATATTGTTGAGAACGGTGAAATAGATGATCAAGGAAATCCAAAACAATATCAAATAGCTTCTGTAGAAGGAAGTGACGGAGATATATATTTAACTGCTCATCAAATAACAGGTTTTTACGATATATACTCTTTTGAAGAGACTTCAAGTGTTTCTGATAGTTTGGATTCGGCAAATGAAGATGATACTTTAACGATAACAGATGCAAACGGTGATGCCCATGAAGTAAGCACTTATGGGAAAACTTATGAAGAGGTTGCACAAGAATTAAATGCAATGGACGGTATTACCGCAAATATGGTAGAAAACAGTGATGGTAATTATCAATTATCAGTTTATGTGAGTGGAGGAGGAAGTTCTATCTCTTCAACAGGAATAGATCTTGGGTATACAACAAATAGTATTACCACTTACGCAGAAGAAGCTGAGAATTTACCTTACACAAATATTACGAAAATATATTAG